The Oryctolagus cuniculus chromosome 5, mOryCun1.1, whole genome shotgun sequence genome includes a region encoding these proteins:
- the LOC100339820 gene encoding olfactory receptor 2B11-like has product MALINESHPKEFILLSFADRPWLELPLFIVLLITYPMALLGNIAIILVSKIDPRLHSPMYFFLTNLSFLDMCYTTSIVPQMLFNLGSPKKTISYMGCAIQLYIFHTMGGTECLLLALMSFDRYVAICRPLHYPLIMNQRICILLVSIVWLSGITYAVSEATVTLQLPLCGVNTLDHLLCEIPVLIKTACGEKEANELTLSVVCIFMLAVPLCLILASYASIGNAILKIKSSEGRKKAFGTCSSHLIVVFLFYGPAISMYLQPPSSISKDQPKFMALFYGVVTPTLNPFIYTLRNKDVKGALGSLLRNIFSSK; this is encoded by the coding sequence ATGGCACTGATAAATGAAAGCCACCCTAAGGAGTTCATTCTACTCAGCTTTGCTGACCGACCTTGGTTGGAGCTGCCTCTCTTCATTGTTCTCCTCATAACATACCCCATGGCCCTGCTGGGAAACATTGCCATCATTCTGGTGTCCAAGATAGACCCCCGTCTCCACAGCCCCATGTATTTCTTCCTCACCAACCTCTCCTTTCTGGACATGTGTTACACCACAAGCATTGTCCCTCAGATGCTGTTTAACCTGGGAAGCCCCAAGAAGACCATCAGCTACATGGGGTGTGCAATTCAACTTTATATCTTCCACACGATGGGGGGCACAGAGTGTCTGCTCTTGGCACTTATGTCCTTTgatcgctatgtggccatctgcagaccTCTGCACTACCCACTCATCATGAATCAGCGCATTTGCATCCTATTAGTATCCATTGTGTGGCTCAGTGGAATAACCTACGCTGTCTCGGAGGCCACTGTTACATTACAGTTGCCTCTGTGTGGAGTCAATACACTGGATCACTTGCTGTGTGAGATTCCAGTTCTGATAAAGACTGCCTGTGGTGAAAAGGAGGCTAATGAGCTCACACTCTCTGTGGTGTGCATTTTCATGCTAGCTGTCCCTCTGTGTTTAATTCTTGCTTCCTATGCTAGTATTGGTAATGCTATACTTAAGATTAAATCTTCTGAGGGAAGGAAAAAAGCTTTTGGGACATGTTCTTCtcatctcattgtagttttcttattttatggcCCAGCCATTAGCATGTACCTTCAGCCCCCTTCTTCCATCTCAAAGGACCAGCCCAAGTTCATGGCTCTCTTCTATGGAGTGGTGACTCCTACACTCAACCCTTTCATCTATACCCTTAGGAACAAGGACGTAAAAGGAGCCTTAGGAAGCCtattgagaaatattttcagttctaAATGA